From a single Labrenzia sp. PHM005 genomic region:
- a CDS encoding DNA-directed RNA polymerase subunit alpha produces the protein MTIQKNWQELIKPTKLEIKPGEDPRFLATVVAEPLERGYGLTLGNALRRILLSSLQGAAVTAVQIDGVLHEFSSIPGVREDVTDIVLNIKEIAIRMEGEGPKRMVVRKQGPGVVTAGDIQTVGDVEVLNPELVLCTLDEGSEIRMEFTVNTGKGYHSSDRNRPEDAPIGLIPVDSLYSPVKKVSYKVENTREGQVLDYDKLTLTVETDGSVKPDDAVAFAARILQDQLSIFVNFEEPQREVAEDTVPELAFNPALLKKVDELELSVRSANCLKNDNIVYIGDLIQKTEAEMLRTPNFGRKSLNEIKEVLAQMGLHLGMEVANWPPENIDDLAKRYEDHQY, from the coding sequence GTGACCATTCAAAAAAACTGGCAAGAACTGATCAAGCCGACCAAGCTCGAGATCAAGCCGGGTGAAGATCCGCGCTTCTTGGCAACTGTTGTTGCCGAGCCGCTTGAGCGTGGCTATGGCCTGACCTTGGGCAATGCTCTGCGCCGGATTCTGCTGTCTTCCCTTCAAGGTGCAGCAGTAACTGCGGTTCAGATCGACGGCGTTCTGCACGAGTTTTCCTCGATCCCAGGCGTGCGTGAAGATGTCACCGACATCGTTCTCAACATCAAGGAAATCGCCATCCGTATGGAAGGTGAAGGCCCTAAGCGCATGGTTGTGCGTAAGCAGGGACCTGGTGTTGTGACCGCAGGTGACATCCAGACCGTTGGCGACGTGGAAGTGCTCAATCCAGAGCTGGTGCTGTGCACCCTGGATGAAGGTTCAGAAATCCGCATGGAGTTCACTGTCAACACAGGCAAGGGCTATCATTCGTCAGACCGGAACCGTCCGGAAGACGCGCCGATTGGCTTGATCCCTGTCGACAGCCTCTATTCTCCGGTCAAGAAGGTCTCCTACAAGGTGGAAAACACCCGTGAAGGCCAGGTTCTTGACTATGACAAGCTGACCCTGACTGTCGAAACCGATGGTTCCGTCAAACCGGATGATGCCGTGGCTTTCGCCGCACGCATTCTGCAGGATCAGCTCTCCATCTTCGTCAACTTCGAAGAGCCGCAGCGTGAAGTCGCCGAGGACACTGTCCCGGAACTGGCGTTCAATCCGGCGCTTTTGAAGAAGGTCGACGAACTGGAACTGTCTGTCCGGTCTGCAAACTGCCTGAAGAACGACAATATCGTGTATATTGGCGATCTCATTCAGAAGACCGAAGCGGAAATGCTGCGGACGCCGAATTTCGGCCGCAAGTCGCTCAACGAAATCAAGGAAGTTCTCGCCCAGATGGGTCTCCATCTCGGTATGGAAGTTGCCAACTGGCCGCCAGAGAACATCGACGATCTCGCCAAGCGTTACGAAGATCATCAGTATTAA
- a CDS encoding methyl-accepting chemotaxis protein, with protein MTQASTSPKASKWPAIRLSFLIPALMVFLTIGACTAVGVIGYINGRDGLREAAEAELGMVVNAKSALLEAKLASIENEVVNVATGAGIGEALVNMTNATMNLSKQRPEILEYYQSPATPEERAEKLGDDHKSMYSWRHSEIHGSFVSIWKNGGYGDVYLMDPEGLVIYSVAKGEEFLTPVAEVAGGESGLKTAFERAKESEEGQIATSQFEVYGPGGNSASMFVAAPVYVNSFGDISFGGVVAIRVDAGVLDGVVSNRADLGQTGQAYVVNGDGYSLSNKPLSADVTALTELNEGSVVKSALGGSAGAGIETGPDGMDRLMVAKPLTFQNHQWAVVAEKTVEETFASVTSMRNSMVMWSMIAIAIAAAIAIVFSRNITKPLSTLVGALTAIAEGDLNAEITAARRKDEIGDIGRAVLQIRQNAAEENEQRAAEQAQTAERQAAQRQEMLASLAGDFEATVGTVVDKVAQSAASLRESAGNMRNMTETAGETSAKAAGMSQEALAEVESIAAASDQLSSSIQEISTLIERSSSVAADATRRAQTTNETVKSLAEAANRIGEVVTLISDIADQTNLLALNATIEAARAGEAGKGFAVVASEVKDLAAQTGKATGEIQQQIDAIRGATDDAVGAIGDIQKTIDEITQSVSEVAAAVTEQSYATQGIAENTQRAAGGTSQVTQDVQNVSSLSEQTNSAAQSFSEEASAMASQADHLDEEVRNFLSQVRSA; from the coding sequence TTGACCCAAGCATCTACCTCACCCAAGGCCAGCAAATGGCCAGCCATTCGTTTGTCGTTTTTGATTCCGGCTCTCATGGTCTTCTTGACCATCGGTGCCTGTACTGCGGTCGGAGTAATCGGCTACATCAATGGTCGGGATGGATTGCGGGAAGCGGCTGAAGCTGAACTGGGCATGGTCGTCAATGCCAAGTCCGCGCTGTTGGAAGCCAAGCTGGCTTCAATCGAAAATGAAGTCGTCAATGTGGCGACCGGCGCAGGGATCGGTGAAGCACTCGTCAACATGACGAATGCGACCATGAACCTCAGCAAACAACGCCCAGAGATCCTGGAATACTACCAGTCACCGGCGACGCCTGAAGAACGCGCCGAAAAACTCGGTGACGATCACAAATCCATGTACTCCTGGCGCCACTCAGAAATCCACGGGTCTTTCGTGTCGATTTGGAAGAACGGCGGTTACGGCGATGTCTATCTGATGGATCCCGAGGGCCTGGTGATTTATTCCGTCGCCAAAGGTGAAGAATTCCTTACACCTGTTGCCGAAGTTGCTGGTGGGGAAAGTGGTTTGAAAACTGCTTTTGAGCGGGCAAAGGAATCTGAAGAAGGTCAGATCGCGACCAGCCAATTTGAAGTTTATGGGCCGGGCGGCAATTCCGCTTCGATGTTTGTGGCCGCGCCGGTATATGTGAATTCCTTTGGTGATATCTCTTTCGGCGGCGTTGTTGCCATTAGAGTAGACGCCGGTGTCCTGGACGGTGTTGTCTCCAATCGGGCTGATCTTGGTCAAACTGGACAAGCTTATGTGGTGAATGGGGACGGGTATTCTCTATCCAACAAGCCGCTGTCTGCAGATGTCACTGCTTTGACGGAACTTAATGAAGGTTCTGTCGTGAAATCTGCCTTGGGCGGGTCTGCGGGCGCAGGAATTGAGACTGGGCCAGACGGAATGGACCGTTTGATGGTCGCCAAGCCTCTGACTTTCCAAAACCATCAGTGGGCAGTCGTTGCTGAAAAGACGGTTGAAGAAACCTTTGCCAGCGTGACCTCCATGCGCAACTCCATGGTCATGTGGTCCATGATCGCAATTGCGATTGCCGCTGCCATCGCCATTGTCTTCTCGCGGAACATTACAAAACCGCTGAGCACCCTGGTGGGCGCACTAACTGCGATTGCAGAAGGTGATCTCAACGCGGAAATCACCGCTGCTCGCCGTAAGGATGAGATCGGAGACATCGGACGTGCTGTTCTGCAAATTCGCCAGAATGCAGCTGAGGAAAACGAACAGCGGGCGGCCGAACAGGCTCAAACCGCCGAGCGTCAAGCTGCGCAGCGCCAGGAAATGCTGGCGAGCCTTGCTGGCGACTTCGAAGCAACTGTTGGCACGGTTGTCGACAAGGTTGCGCAATCAGCTGCTTCCTTGCGTGAATCCGCCGGTAATATGCGGAACATGACCGAGACTGCCGGCGAAACATCCGCCAAGGCCGCCGGCATGTCGCAGGAGGCTTTGGCAGAAGTCGAATCCATCGCTGCCGCCTCTGATCAGCTGTCCAGCTCCATTCAGGAAATCTCGACCTTGATCGAGCGGTCCTCCAGCGTTGCAGCTGATGCGACCCGCCGCGCGCAAACGACCAACGAAACGGTTAAATCGCTGGCTGAAGCGGCCAACCGGATTGGTGAAGTTGTTACGCTTATCAGCGATATTGCCGACCAGACCAACCTCCTGGCCCTGAACGCCACCATTGAGGCGGCGCGTGCAGGCGAAGCGGGCAAAGGGTTTGCGGTTGTTGCGTCCGAGGTGAAGGACCTTGCGGCTCAAACCGGTAAGGCGACTGGCGAGATCCAGCAGCAGATTGACGCGATCCGCGGTGCGACCGACGATGCTGTTGGCGCTATTGGCGACATTCAGAAAACCATCGACGAGATCACTCAGTCGGTCAGCGAAGTGGCTGCTGCGGTAACGGAGCAGAGCTATGCAACGCAGGGCATTGCTGAAAACACGCAGCGTGCGGCTGGCGGAACGTCTCAGGTCACTCAGGATGTCCAGAACGTGTCGTCCTTGTCTGAACAGACCAACAGCGCAGCTCAGTCCTTCTCCGAAGAAGCGTCCGCGATGGCAAGCCAGGCAGACCATCTGGATGAAGAGGTTCGGAACTTCCTGAGCCAAGTCCGCTCTGCCTAA
- the rpsK gene encoding 30S ribosomal protein S11, with protein sequence MAKDTTRVRRRERKNISSGVAHVNSTFNNTMITITDAQGNAISWSSAGALGFKGSRKSTPYAAQVAAEDAAKKAAEHGMRTLEVEVRGPGSGRESALRALQAAGFLITSIRDVTPIPHNGCRPRKRRRV encoded by the coding sequence ATGGCTAAAGATACGACGCGCGTGCGTCGCCGCGAGCGCAAGAATATCTCTTCTGGCGTTGCGCATGTGAACTCTACGTTCAACAACACCATGATCACGATCACGGACGCTCAGGGAAATGCGATTTCCTGGTCTTCCGCCGGTGCACTCGGTTTCAAAGGCTCCCGTAAGTCTACACCGTATGCTGCGCAGGTTGCCGCTGAAGATGCTGCCAAGAAAGCTGCTGAACACGGCATGCGTACTCTCGAAGTTGAAGTCCGTGGTCCAGGTTCTGGTCGTGAATCTGCTCTGCGCGCGTTGCAGGCTGCTGGTTTCCTCATCACGTCCATCCGTGACGTGACGCCGATTCCGCACAATGGCTGCCGTCCGCGCAAGCGCCGCCGCGTCTAA
- the rplQ gene encoding 50S ribosomal protein L17 — protein MRHGKSGRKLNRTASHRKAMFANMAASLIKHEQIVTTLPKAKEMKPIIDKLITLGKRGDLHARRQAISQIRDVAMVKKLFDTLGERYKDRQGGYSRVLKAGFRYGDNAPMAVIELIDRDPEARGAEDRARVEAEEAAENAA, from the coding sequence ATGCGCCACGGTAAATCCGGCCGCAAGCTCAACCGGACCGCTAGCCACCGCAAGGCTATGTTCGCGAACATGGCAGCGTCGCTGATCAAGCACGAACAGATCGTTACGACCTTGCCGAAGGCTAAAGAAATGAAGCCGATCATCGACAAGCTCATCACCTTGGGCAAGCGCGGTGATCTTCATGCACGCCGCCAGGCAATTTCGCAGATTCGCGACGTTGCTATGGTCAAGAAGCTGTTTGACACGCTGGGTGAGCGCTACAAGGACCGTCAGGGCGGTTACTCGCGCGTTCTCAAAGCTGGTTTCCGTTATGGAGATAACGCTCCGATGGCCGTCATCGAGCTGATCGACCGGGACCCGGAAGCACGTGGCGCTGAAGACCGCGCGCGTGTTGAAGCTGAAGAAGCGGCTGAAAACGCAGCGTAA
- a CDS encoding adenylate kinase yields the protein MRLILVGPPGAGKGTQAARLVEKYGIPQLSTGDMLRAAVAAETPVGLKAKAVMDAGGLVSDDIVVGIIRDRIAEDDAKKGFILDGFPRTLAQAEALDQMLTENSLTLNSVVELRVDQTKLVDRIINRAEEAKAAGQPVRKDDDPEVFKQRLEAYNRDTAVVVPYYEKTGLLSVIDGMQSIDDVTASVNSVLQGLDENV from the coding sequence ATGAGGCTCATTCTGGTTGGACCGCCAGGTGCGGGGAAGGGGACACAGGCTGCGCGGCTTGTTGAGAAATATGGAATTCCTCAACTGTCGACAGGTGACATGCTGCGCGCAGCTGTTGCAGCCGAAACCCCGGTTGGTCTGAAGGCCAAAGCGGTTATGGATGCTGGCGGACTGGTGTCGGATGACATCGTTGTCGGCATCATCCGGGACCGTATCGCCGAAGACGACGCCAAAAAGGGGTTCATCCTGGATGGCTTCCCACGGACACTGGCCCAAGCAGAAGCGCTTGATCAGATGCTCACCGAAAACAGCTTGACGCTGAACAGCGTTGTTGAGCTTCGGGTCGATCAGACCAAACTGGTCGACCGGATCATCAACCGGGCTGAAGAAGCAAAGGCTGCCGGTCAGCCGGTCCGCAAGGACGACGACCCGGAAGTCTTTAAGCAGCGTCTTGAGGCGTATAACCGCGATACCGCTGTTGTGGTGCCTTACTACGAGAAAACAGGCCTCCTGTCGGTAATCGATGGCATGCAGTCAATCGATGACGTAACGGCTTCGGTTAATTCCGTTCTTCAGGGACTTGACGAGAACGTTTAG
- a CDS encoding DegQ family serine endoprotease, translating into MRLIRTRLAGYARTVIAGLMAVCWIGSAAAQSPQPTPADLRLVPESAAQVKLSFAPLVKEVAPAVVNVYASRKVVQRQRTSPFFDDPFFRRFFGQPNGGGDRPRERVESSLGSGVIISADGTVITNHHVIKGADEVRVALNDRREFDADIVLMDERTDLAVLKIREGAPFDHVEFASTDSLEVGDLVLAIGNPFGVGQTVTQGIVSALARTQVGVTDFQFFIQTDAAINPGNSGGALVDMTGKLVGINTAIFSRSGGSNGIGFAIPAHMARYVAKAADQGGKVQRPWLGATVQLVSAEIAEALSLDRPRGVLVTAVFDGTPAHEAGLRVSDLVVAIDGKEVIDPNAFGYRFATKMIGESSEFTVLRSGKEQIVTVALKPAPETVPRDTRELMEFSPFEGATVMNLSPAVSQEFGLAGLPEGVIITEVKRGGQADKVGMRPGDIVRAVNDQNVNSTRMLETITKTPPRVWRLEIERDGIVNQLVLR; encoded by the coding sequence ATGCGTCTGATTAGAACCCGTTTAGCAGGCTATGCGAGAACCGTTATAGCCGGGCTGATGGCGGTGTGTTGGATCGGATCAGCCGCTGCCCAATCGCCGCAGCCAACACCTGCAGACTTGCGTCTCGTTCCGGAAAGTGCAGCCCAGGTCAAATTGTCCTTCGCGCCGCTGGTCAAGGAAGTCGCACCAGCTGTGGTCAATGTCTATGCCAGCCGGAAGGTCGTCCAGCGCCAGCGGACGTCGCCGTTTTTTGACGATCCTTTCTTTCGCCGATTTTTCGGTCAGCCAAACGGTGGCGGTGACCGGCCGCGCGAACGGGTGGAGTCTTCGCTCGGTTCCGGCGTTATCATTTCGGCCGATGGTACGGTCATCACCAATCATCACGTCATCAAAGGTGCGGATGAGGTGCGTGTTGCGCTTAACGACCGCCGCGAATTTGATGCCGACATTGTGCTGATGGACGAGCGCACTGATCTGGCGGTCCTGAAAATCAGGGAAGGGGCCCCGTTTGACCATGTCGAATTCGCCAGTACGGACAGTCTCGAAGTTGGCGATCTGGTGCTAGCCATCGGCAACCCGTTTGGTGTTGGCCAGACGGTGACACAGGGGATCGTATCGGCCTTGGCCCGCACACAGGTCGGTGTGACGGATTTCCAGTTTTTCATTCAGACCGATGCGGCCATTAACCCGGGCAACTCGGGCGGTGCCTTGGTCGATATGACCGGCAAGCTGGTAGGCATCAACACCGCGATCTTTTCTCGATCAGGCGGGTCCAACGGGATTGGGTTTGCAATTCCCGCCCATATGGCGCGTTATGTTGCAAAGGCAGCCGATCAGGGTGGTAAGGTTCAGCGGCCTTGGCTCGGAGCAACCGTGCAGCTCGTGAGCGCCGAAATTGCGGAAGCTCTGTCCTTGGACCGGCCGCGCGGTGTACTGGTCACCGCCGTTTTTGATGGGACACCTGCCCATGAGGCGGGGCTTCGGGTCAGTGACCTGGTTGTCGCGATTGACGGCAAAGAAGTCATAGATCCAAATGCCTTCGGATACCGGTTTGCCACCAAAATGATTGGAGAGAGTTCTGAGTTTACGGTTCTACGCTCCGGTAAGGAACAAATCGTCACCGTCGCCTTGAAACCGGCTCCGGAAACTGTTCCGCGCGATACCCGGGAGTTGATGGAGTTTTCACCTTTTGAAGGCGCGACTGTTATGAACCTGTCCCCCGCGGTCTCCCAGGAATTTGGTCTCGCCGGATTGCCGGAGGGGGTCATCATCACAGAAGTGAAACGGGGTGGCCAGGCGGATAAAGTTGGCATGCGCCCTGGCGATATTGTCCGTGCGGTGAATGATCAGAATGTGAACAGCACCCGCATGTTGGAAACCATAACCAAAACCCCGCCGCGCGTTTGGCGTCTCGAAATCGAGCGCGACGGTATCGTGAACCAACTGGTTCTGCGCTAA
- the rpsM gene encoding 30S ribosomal protein S13 — protein MARIAGVNIPTNKRVVIALQYIHGIGAKFAQEIIEKNNIDAARRVNELSDAEVLQIRETIDRDYMVEGDLRRDTAMNIKRLMDLGCYRGLRHRRGLPVRGQRTHTNARTRKGPAKPIAGKKK, from the coding sequence GTGGCACGTATTGCTGGCGTTAACATCCCGACGAACAAGCGCGTTGTCATCGCGCTTCAGTACATTCACGGCATTGGTGCGAAATTCGCCCAGGAAATCATCGAAAAGAACAACATCGATGCTGCCCGCCGTGTAAACGAGCTTTCTGACGCAGAAGTCCTGCAGATCCGTGAAACCATCGACCGTGACTACATGGTTGAGGGTGATCTGCGCCGTGACACTGCAATGAACATCAAACGTTTGATGGACCTTGGCTGCTACCGCGGCCTGCGTCACCGTCGCGGCCTTCCGGTTCGTGGTCAGCGGACGCACACAAACGCACGTACCCGTAAGGGTCCGGCGAAGCCGATCGCTGGTAAGAAGAAATAA
- the rplO gene encoding 50S ribosomal protein L15 has translation MKLNELRDNEGASPERTRVGRGIGSGKGKTGGRGVKGQKSRSGVAIKGFEGGQMPLHRRLPKRGFTNIFAKDYSTVSVGRVQKAIDAGKLNASETVTVEALKAAGVVKRVRDGVRIVANGELTAAVTFEVAGASKGAVAAIEKAGGKVAVLGAQA, from the coding sequence CTCAACGAACTTCGTGACAACGAAGGTGCCTCCCCGGAGCGCACACGCGTTGGCCGCGGTATCGGCTCTGGCAAAGGCAAGACCGGTGGACGTGGTGTTAAAGGTCAAAAGTCCCGCTCTGGTGTAGCGATCAAGGGCTTTGAAGGCGGTCAGATGCCGCTTCACCGCCGTCTGCCAAAGCGCGGCTTTACGAACATTTTCGCCAAGGACTACAGCACTGTGTCCGTCGGCCGTGTTCAAAAGGCAATCGACGCTGGTAAGCTGAACGCTTCTGAGACGGTGACCGTCGAAGCGCTGAAGGCTGCAGGCGTGGTCAAGCGGGTCCGTGATGGCGTCCGCATCGTTGCCAACGGTGAACTCACCGCGGCAGTGACCTTTGAAGTTGCCGGTGCCTCCAAAGGCGCTGTAGCAGCGATTGAAAAAGCAGGCGGCAAAGTCGCCGTTCTGGGAGCTCAGGCTTAA
- the secY gene encoding preprotein translocase subunit SecY gives MASAAEQLASNLNFSAFAKAEELKKRIWFTLGALLVYRLGTYIPMPGINPEAFAQAFSQAQSGIIGMFNMFAGGAVERMAIFALGIMPYISASIIMQLMTTVVPTLEQLKKEGEQGRKVINQYTRYGTVILAAFQAYGIAVGLEGATNVVTDPGWFFRASTVITLVGGTMFLMWLGEQITARGIGNGISLIIFAGIVAGLPSAIVQTLELGRQGSLATGIILAVILLAVVVIALIVFMERAQRRLLIQYPKRQMGNRMFEGNTSFLPLKLNTAGVIPPIFASSLLLVPATISGFNAGGGNDVLTTITALLGHGQPLFMVFYAAMIIFFCFFYTAIVFNPSDTADNLKKHGGFIPGIRPGERTAQYIDHVLTRITVVGAIYITIVCLLPEFLISATGVPFYFGGTSLLIVVSVTMDTVSQIQGHLLAHQYEGLVKKAKLRGRRR, from the coding sequence ATGGCATCGGCCGCCGAGCAACTGGCGTCAAATCTAAATTTCTCAGCTTTCGCCAAGGCTGAAGAACTCAAAAAGCGCATCTGGTTCACGCTAGGGGCGCTTTTGGTTTATCGACTGGGCACTTACATTCCGATGCCCGGGATCAATCCGGAAGCCTTTGCGCAGGCCTTTAGTCAGGCCCAGTCCGGTATCATCGGCATGTTCAACATGTTTGCCGGTGGTGCGGTTGAGCGCATGGCGATTTTCGCCCTCGGCATCATGCCGTACATCTCCGCCTCCATTATCATGCAGCTGATGACGACCGTCGTTCCGACGCTCGAGCAGCTGAAGAAGGAAGGCGAGCAGGGCCGGAAAGTCATCAACCAGTACACCCGCTACGGCACCGTGATTCTGGCTGCGTTCCAGGCTTATGGCATTGCGGTTGGCCTGGAAGGCGCGACTAATGTTGTCACCGATCCGGGTTGGTTCTTCCGCGCATCGACGGTGATTACGCTGGTTGGCGGCACCATGTTCCTGATGTGGCTGGGTGAGCAAATCACTGCCCGCGGCATTGGTAACGGTATTTCGCTGATCATTTTCGCCGGCATTGTCGCAGGTCTTCCGTCAGCGATCGTACAGACACTTGAACTTGGCCGTCAGGGATCCCTGGCGACTGGTATCATTCTGGCCGTTATTCTGCTGGCAGTTGTCGTGATTGCGCTGATCGTGTTCATGGAACGGGCGCAACGCCGTCTCTTGATCCAGTATCCGAAGCGTCAGATGGGCAATCGGATGTTCGAGGGCAATACCTCGTTCCTGCCGCTGAAGCTCAACACGGCCGGCGTTATTCCGCCGATCTTCGCATCTTCACTCCTGTTGGTTCCGGCAACGATCTCCGGGTTTAATGCCGGTGGAGGTAACGATGTGCTGACCACCATCACAGCGCTTCTTGGCCATGGCCAGCCGTTGTTCATGGTGTTCTATGCCGCAATGATCATCTTCTTCTGCTTCTTCTACACAGCGATTGTTTTCAATCCGAGCGATACGGCTGACAATCTGAAGAAGCATGGCGGCTTCATTCCGGGCATCCGTCCGGGTGAGCGGACAGCGCAATACATTGACCATGTGTTAACCCGGATTACTGTCGTTGGTGCAATTTACATCACCATCGTTTGTCTATTACCCGAATTCCTCATTTCGGCGACCGGCGTTCCGTTCTATTTCGGGGGGACATCCTTGTTGATTGTCGTGAGCGTGACAATGGATACCGTATCTCAGATCCAGGGTCATTTGCTGGCGCATCAATATGAAGGGCTGGTGAAGAAAGCGAAACTTAGGGGGAGACGCCGATGA